The Methanosarcina barkeri str. Wiesmoor DNA segment ATGTCTATACTTGATATTGAAGAACTTACGGTTGATTTCACCACAAAAATGGGGGTTTACCATGTTCTGAAGAATGTGAACCTCAGGGTTGAAAGAGGAGAAATCGTAGGGTTAATAGGGGAGTCCGGCTGCGGGAAGTCAACCCTTGCAATGAGTGTTCTTGACATAAATAGCCGTAATCGATGTATGTCTGGAAGAATCTGCTTCATGGGAGAGAACCTGCAAAATCTCAGTAAGGAAGAATTTAGAAAATTCAGGGGGAGGCATCTTGGGTTTATACCTCAATCTTCCATGAACGCCCTCAATCCGCTTGTACGTGTTAAACAACAATTTATAGAGACCATCAAGGATCATGTGGATATGCCTGAAAAAGAGATGATTGCTCTTAGTAATGATATGCTTTCCCTGGTATCCATAGATCCTAAAAGGATTGATTCTTTCCCTTATGAGTTTAGTGGTGGACAACGTCAGAGACTTATGATTGCTCTTTCTATGCTTCTATCTCCTGAGCTGATTATTGCCGATGAACCTACCACTTCCCTTGATGCAATGGTACAGTTGCAAATTATAAACCTGCTGGAAAATATGGCACGACAAAAAAACACTTCTTTGCTTGTAATATCTCATGACCTGCACACTATTTCCAGAATTTGTGACAGGATTTACATAATGTATGCAGGGCGAATTATGGAAACAGGCACAAAAGAAGAGATACTGGAGAATCCACGCCACCCATACACACAAAAACTGCTGAGTTCAAGCTTGCCTCTTATGGTCGAGCCTGTAAGGGTTAAGGGTATACCAGGCAGTCCACCATCTTCTCTAAAACTTTACCAAGGTTGTGAATTTCTGGAAAGGTGTGAAAAGAGTTCTGAAATTTGCAGAGAGAAAAAACCTCCTGATTGTACAGGTAATGTCAGAGTGTCATGTCATTTTGAGGGATGAAGATGGGAAAAAATGAACTTGTCAGAGTTATCAATGTTACAAAGGTATTCAAGAGTAAAAGATTATTTAAGGGCAGTTCATTAGTCACGGCCCTTGATGGAGTATCTCTTGATGTCGAAAGGAATAAGATTCTTGGAATCATCGGAGAAAGCGGCAGCGGTAAAACCACTCTGGCTAAATTAATACTAGGTATTCTGAAACCAACATCAGGAGTTATATCTTTCACAGATATTACAGATGTGAATAGTGAAGTAAGGAAACCGACAGTACAGGTAATTTTCCAGGATCCTTATGACTCTTTGAGCCATATGATGACCATCGAAGAAATTGTATCTGAACCGTATCTAATAAAGCATAAAAGCAGGTGTACTCCTGATAAAGTACGTAGTGTTCTTGAATCCGTAGGTTTGACACCTGCTGAAGAGTACCTTAATAAGTATCCTTATTCTCTTAGTGGAGGGCAGCGTCAGCGTGTAGCCATTGCCAGGGCCATAATTACTAACCCTGACATAATAATAGCTGATGAACCCATTTCGATGCTTGATGCTTCCATTGGTGTCGATATTCTTAATCTTATACTTGATATGAATGAAAACCTTGGGATAACATTCATTTTTATCACTCATGACATCACTGCTGCTGCTTATATATGCCACAATATTGCTGTGATGCACTCTGGAAAGATAGTAGAATACGGTTCTCGAAATCAAGTGTTAATACAATCCCAGAACGCCTACACAAATTCGTTACTCTTTGCAGCAGGAGCAAATCTGATATCATCAGAAACAAAAAAGTAAAATCTAGTTAAAAAAGTAAAATCTAGTTAAAAAAGTAAAAGCGAGTTTTAGCCAAACGTTATGTTGATAAGATAAGTGCAGCCAGTTTCAGCCGTATTTTTTTCTGTGTCCTAATTACTTATAAGCCTCAATAAGAGGTTTAACTCCCCTCTGATCTCCAATTTCAATAAGAATTAAAGCTGTTTCAGCTCTTATTTTCGTGTCTTCCGTTTTCAAATTTTCTATAAGGGGATCAACAGCCAATTCTCCCATATCTATGAGAGCTTCTCTGGCGATAGCCCCAAACTCTTGATCTCCCAGTTTTCCTACAAGCATCTTTGCAGTTTCCTGGTCCCTTGTTTTGCTAAGCGCAAGAAAAGCTGCATTTCTAATATTTGCATCCATAGTTTTGTCCTCAAACGCCTGTTTGAGCTTTTCTACAGCTTTTGGATCTTTTATATTCCCCAGGGCTGAAGTTGCCGCTGTCCTGACTTCAAGCTCCTCTTCCTTATCGTTCAATATGCCGATTAAAGTCTCAGTAGAGTTCGTGCTCCCGATTTCTCCAAGGGCAAGGATAGCGCTTTTTCGGACATCAGTGTTTGCGTTCAAGGAATTACTTTTTTGCCCTTCTGTACTCTTTCCGGTTTTCAGGGTTTCTATTAGGGGTTCTACCGCGTTCTCGTTTCCTATTTCTCCAAGCGCAAGAGCTGCACTACTTCTTACTTTGATTCTCTGGTCTCTCAATCTATCTATAATATAGGGTACTGAATTTTCGTCTCCTATTCTCGCAAGCGCAATTGCAGAGCCGCCTTTAACATATTCATTATCACCGTCTTTCATTTCTTTTCTTAGAACGTCTACTGCCTTTTCGTCTCCAATCTTTCCAAGTGCAATCGCTGCACTGGCTTGTGCTGGCGGATAATCTCTCATCAGAATTGCAAGTATGGGATCTACTGCAGCTTTTTCTCTCATTTCTCCAAGAGCCATCATAGCTGCAACTCTTGTGCTTCCTTTGTTGCTTTTAAGAGCTTTAATAAGTTTTTCGGTTTCACTTCCTGGTTCTTCAGGTCCAAAGTCTGAAAGCGCAAAAGGAACATAGAGACTTGAATTCTGTATTTCTGATTTAAGAGCTCTCTCAAAAGCGTTTGTTTCTCCTCTATTTCTCGACCTGGCGGAGTCCATAGCAATAGAATCTGCAATGTACTTTCTTGTGGCTGCATCTTTTTCTTCGATGGCCTGCAGGATATTCTCTGAGAGTCCTTGTTTCCATTCTTCAGCTTCACTTTCGTTTGCAGCCTTATTCGAAGCTTCAATTTTCTCAAAGTTTTCGGAAAGGATATTTTCTGCTCTGTCATCTCCGGTTTCGAGAAGCGCGAGAAGCATGTAACTGTTTATTTCTTCCGAACTAGAATTATTTGACTCGATTTTATCAACAAGACCATTTGCCGCAGGGCCACCAAGCTTCCCAAGCTCAGCTGCAGCATTCAATCTCGCTTCATGGTTGCCGGCTTCCAGCCTATTTGTGAGATTTACGATTGAATTACTGCTTGAAATTCCAGCTCCGGTCTGTGTGTATGTTT contains these protein-coding regions:
- a CDS encoding ABC transporter ATP-binding protein is translated as MSILDIEELTVDFTTKMGVYHVLKNVNLRVERGEIVGLIGESGCGKSTLAMSVLDINSRNRCMSGRICFMGENLQNLSKEEFRKFRGRHLGFIPQSSMNALNPLVRVKQQFIETIKDHVDMPEKEMIALSNDMLSLVSIDPKRIDSFPYEFSGGQRQRLMIALSMLLSPELIIADEPTTSLDAMVQLQIINLLENMARQKNTSLLVISHDLHTISRICDRIYIMYAGRIMETGTKEEILENPRHPYTQKLLSSSLPLMVEPVRVKGIPGSPPSSLKLYQGCEFLERCEKSSEICREKKPPDCTGNVRVSCHFEG
- a CDS encoding ABC transporter ATP-binding protein — its product is MGKNELVRVINVTKVFKSKRLFKGSSLVTALDGVSLDVERNKILGIIGESGSGKTTLAKLILGILKPTSGVISFTDITDVNSEVRKPTVQVIFQDPYDSLSHMMTIEEIVSEPYLIKHKSRCTPDKVRSVLESVGLTPAEEYLNKYPYSLSGGQRQRVAIARAIITNPDIIIADEPISMLDASIGVDILNLILDMNENLGITFIFITHDITAAAYICHNIAVMHSGKIVEYGSRNQVLIQSQNAYTNSLLFAAGANLISSETKK
- a CDS encoding HEAT repeat domain-containing protein produces the protein MSGVRWRVSLLFALITLSIFFSLLANSDRFMEVRGNETYTQTGAGISSSNSIVNLTNRLEAGNHEARLNAAAELGKLGGPAANGLVDKIESNNSSSEEINSYMLLALLETGDDRAENILSENFEKIEASNKAANESEAEEWKQGLSENILQAIEEKDAATRKYIADSIAMDSARSRNRGETNAFERALKSEIQNSSLYVPFALSDFGPEEPGSETEKLIKALKSNKGSTRVAAMMALGEMREKAAVDPILAILMRDYPPAQASAAIALGKIGDEKAVDVLRKEMKDGDNEYVKGGSAIALARIGDENSVPYIIDRLRDQRIKVRSSAALALGEIGNENAVEPLIETLKTGKSTEGQKSNSLNANTDVRKSAILALGEIGSTNSTETLIGILNDKEEELEVRTAATSALGNIKDPKAVEKLKQAFEDKTMDANIRNAAFLALSKTRDQETAKMLVGKLGDQEFGAIAREALIDMGELAVDPLIENLKTEDTKIRAETALILIEIGDQRGVKPLIEAYK